A genomic window from Sphingobacterium sp. BN32 includes:
- the gpmI gene encoding 2,3-bisphosphoglycerate-independent phosphoglycerate mutase — protein MSSDQKRVALLILDGLGYGKEDNSNAVLAAKTPYLDYLLATYPNSKLEASGEAVGLPAGQMGNSEVGHMNLGAGRTVYQELGRINKAANEGIFNSDLTLERAFDYAKENNKKVHFIGLLSDGGVHSHILHLKALCDAARNAELGNDQVFIHAFLDGRDTDPNGGVGYMRELNQHLVSSVGTVASAIGRYYAMDRDNRWERVKEAYDLLTKGLGTPSTDMIASIETSYANDVTDEFVKPIVMVKPDGTPIATIENGDVVICYNFRTDRGREITIALTQQEFPEYDMHPLDLYYVTMTSYDDTFKGVKVIFQKDNLTKTLGETLSAQHKTQVRIAETEKYPHVTFFFSGGREEQFEGESRILIPSPKVATYDLQPEMSAQGIADAICEDMVVNHPDFICLNFANPDMVGHTGVFEAVVKAVEKVDSMTKQVVDQGLREGYSFIILADHGNSEYMLNEDGSVNTAHTTNLVPCILIDSEYKHIKNGKLGDVAPTVLKMMNLEIPLEMNGDVLVY, from the coding sequence ATGAGTTCTGATCAAAAAAGAGTAGCATTATTAATCCTGGATGGATTAGGCTACGGAAAAGAAGACAATTCAAACGCTGTATTAGCTGCAAAAACTCCATACCTAGACTACTTACTAGCAACTTATCCAAATTCTAAACTGGAGGCATCTGGTGAAGCCGTAGGTTTACCTGCAGGACAGATGGGTAATTCGGAGGTTGGACATATGAATTTAGGTGCCGGACGCACGGTTTACCAGGAGTTGGGGCGCATTAATAAAGCTGCAAACGAAGGGATATTCAATTCAGATTTAACATTAGAGCGGGCATTCGATTACGCCAAAGAAAATAATAAGAAAGTACATTTCATTGGATTGCTATCTGATGGCGGGGTGCACTCCCATATTCTACACTTGAAAGCGCTTTGCGATGCTGCAAGGAATGCGGAGCTCGGTAATGATCAGGTTTTCATCCATGCTTTCTTAGATGGTCGTGATACCGATCCGAATGGCGGTGTTGGCTATATGCGAGAGCTCAATCAGCATTTAGTATCCTCCGTCGGCACTGTCGCTTCGGCGATCGGCCGTTATTATGCCATGGACCGTGATAATCGCTGGGAGCGGGTAAAAGAAGCCTACGACTTACTGACAAAAGGATTAGGAACTCCGTCAACTGATATGATCGCTTCGATCGAAACTTCTTATGCCAATGATGTAACGGATGAATTCGTGAAGCCAATCGTTATGGTAAAACCAGACGGCACCCCTATCGCAACGATAGAAAATGGCGACGTGGTGATTTGCTATAACTTCCGGACAGACCGTGGCCGAGAGATCACGATCGCATTAACTCAACAGGAATTCCCGGAATATGATATGCATCCATTGGATTTATATTATGTGACGATGACTTCATACGACGATACTTTCAAAGGCGTTAAAGTGATCTTCCAAAAGGATAATTTAACAAAGACCTTGGGAGAAACATTATCGGCTCAGCACAAGACACAGGTTCGCATCGCGGAAACCGAAAAGTATCCGCATGTGACTTTCTTTTTCTCCGGAGGACGCGAAGAGCAGTTTGAAGGAGAATCTCGCATCTTGATCCCTTCGCCGAAGGTTGCAACTTATGATCTGCAACCAGAAATGAGCGCGCAAGGCATCGCAGACGCTATCTGCGAAGATATGGTAGTAAATCACCCTGATTTCATCTGTTTAAATTTTGCCAATCCAGACATGGTAGGTCATACGGGCGTTTTTGAAGCAGTAGTGAAAGCTGTAGAGAAAGTGGATAGTATGACCAAGCAGGTAGTTGATCAGGGTCTTAGAGAAGGATATTCGTTTATTATTCTTGCCGATCATGGTAATTCGGAATATATGTTGAATGAGGACGGCTCTGTGAATACGGCACATACGACAAACTTGGTACCTTGTATTCTAATCGATAGTGAGTATAAGCATATTAAGAATGGGAAACTGGGAGATGTAGCTCCTACAGTTCTGAAGATGATGAACTTGGAGATTCCTTTAGAAATGAACGGGGATGTATTGGTATACTAA
- a CDS encoding TerC family protein has product MEWLLDPNIWISFLTLTILEIVLGIDNIVFISIQSAKLPVEQQKKARQIGLLLALVMRVGLLFSIKWIMGLTEPFLNLADTLGIEDPQWHRYLTLSGRDLILFIGGLFLIYKATTEIHHKVEGHIEASSGRSKTVTFSSVIIQIIILDLVFSLDSVITAVGMVDQIGVMIAAVIVAVGIMLLSAESISKFVNDYPSVKMLALAFLLLIGVSLTAEAFDQHIPKGYIYFAMAFSVLVEFLNIRAEKKALEQLEKGKNN; this is encoded by the coding sequence ATGGAATGGCTGCTGGATCCAAACATCTGGATATCTTTTTTAACACTAACAATTCTTGAAATCGTATTGGGTATTGACAATATTGTCTTTATCTCGATTCAAAGTGCAAAATTACCTGTAGAGCAACAGAAAAAAGCTCGTCAGATTGGTTTGTTATTAGCACTCGTTATGCGGGTTGGTCTATTATTCTCGATTAAATGGATTATGGGCTTAACCGAGCCATTCTTAAACCTTGCCGATACTCTAGGGATTGAGGATCCACAATGGCATCGCTATTTGACATTGTCCGGACGAGACCTCATCTTGTTCATAGGTGGATTATTCTTGATATATAAAGCCACTACGGAGATTCATCATAAAGTGGAAGGTCATATCGAAGCGAGTTCTGGAAGAAGCAAGACCGTTACTTTCTCCAGCGTAATTATTCAGATTATCATACTCGATTTAGTTTTCTCCTTAGACTCCGTTATTACCGCTGTTGGAATGGTAGATCAGATTGGAGTAATGATAGCGGCTGTTATTGTTGCAGTGGGAATCATGTTGCTATCAGCGGAGAGTATTTCCAAGTTTGTGAATGATTATCCATCGGTTAAGATGCTCGCATTAGCCTTCTTATTATTGATTGGTGTCTCGCTTACTGCAGAAGCGTTCGATCAGCATATTCCGAAAGGCTATATCTATTTCGCTATGGCATTCTCCGTACTCGTTGAATTCTTAAATATCCGTGCAGAGAAAAAAGCATTGGAACAGTTAGAAAAAGGGAAAAACAATTAA
- a CDS encoding adenine phosphoribosyltransferase, with amino-acid sequence MIEDQLKAVIRDIPDFPKPGIVFKDITPLLQHAELVELAVQEFARRLDNIDFDVIAGIESRGFLFGFLLAQHLNKPFIPIRKQGKLPYHTVSESYKLEYGQATIEMHEDAFPAGTRVLLHDDLLATGGTVVAASKLIEKVGGVVAGYTFVISLDFLQSAGRLTRFNENIISLIGYQ; translated from the coding sequence ATGATAGAAGATCAACTTAAAGCGGTAATACGCGATATTCCGGATTTCCCTAAACCAGGTATTGTATTTAAAGACATCACACCATTACTTCAACATGCGGAGCTTGTTGAATTGGCTGTTCAAGAGTTTGCACGTCGTTTGGACAACATCGATTTTGATGTTATTGCTGGTATTGAAAGCCGAGGCTTTCTTTTCGGATTCTTATTAGCCCAACATTTGAACAAACCTTTTATACCTATTCGCAAGCAGGGCAAGCTTCCATATCATACAGTCTCTGAGTCTTACAAGTTAGAGTATGGACAAGCAACCATCGAAATGCATGAGGATGCTTTTCCCGCGGGAACTAGAGTTCTCTTACATGATGACCTTTTGGCAACGGGCGGAACGGTAGTAGCCGCTAGTAAGTTGATTGAAAAAGTAGGAGGGGTGGTTGCAGGTTATACATTTGTCATCAGTTTAGATTTTCTACAAAGTGCAGGTCGATTAACACGTTTTAATGAAAATATTATATCTTTAATCGGTTATCAATAA
- a CDS encoding helix-hairpin-helix domain-containing protein has protein sequence MNRLFAYFRMRREEQIGFSIMAVFIALVLFSTFIYDVLPREKKVSPEVRMLAEDLVANPEVRPGRPERRKQREANKIRPTVSYFYFDPNDLSVEDWMRLGLSERQIRVIHNYEAKGGHFRKPEDIAKLYSLSDEDVARLLPYVRIAERPFKETIFERPMATKPYSNSYESLRINLNSADSAELTQLRGIGPAFSRRIVNFRNSLGGFHSTEQLSEVYGLPEETYLHIKKHVQVDKASIVKLRINELDVNALAKHPYISYKQARTMVNFREHHGPFKSMEDLKKILSLDEAFFRKIEIYIDFR, from the coding sequence ATGAACAGATTATTCGCTTACTTCCGAATGCGTAGAGAAGAACAGATTGGTTTTTCCATAATGGCGGTATTCATTGCTCTCGTTTTATTCAGCACTTTTATATATGATGTACTTCCCAGAGAGAAGAAAGTGTCTCCTGAAGTCCGAATGCTGGCAGAAGACCTTGTTGCGAATCCGGAAGTCCGACCCGGACGTCCTGAAAGAAGGAAACAGCGAGAAGCGAATAAAATTAGACCCACAGTTTCCTATTTCTATTTTGATCCTAACGACTTATCAGTAGAAGATTGGATGCGATTGGGTTTATCGGAGCGACAGATTAGAGTGATTCATAACTATGAGGCTAAAGGAGGACATTTTCGAAAACCGGAGGATATTGCAAAACTTTACAGTTTATCTGATGAGGATGTGGCTCGTCTTTTACCCTACGTTAGAATTGCCGAAAGACCATTCAAAGAAACGATTTTTGAAAGACCAATGGCAACCAAACCCTACTCCAATTCTTATGAATCGCTGCGTATTAATCTCAACTCGGCGGATAGTGCGGAGTTGACTCAGCTTCGTGGGATTGGCCCGGCCTTTTCCAGGCGGATTGTCAATTTTAGAAACTCACTTGGTGGTTTCCATTCGACCGAGCAGTTAAGCGAAGTTTATGGTCTACCCGAGGAAACCTATCTCCACATCAAAAAACATGTACAGGTAGATAAAGCATCGATTGTAAAGCTGAGAATAAACGAATTGGATGTCAATGCCTTGGCAAAACACCCTTATATCTCTTACAAGCAGGCGAGGACAATGGTAAACTTTAGAGAACATCATGGTCCTTTTAAGTCGATGGAAGATTTAAAAAAGATTCTTTCTCTCGATGAGGCTTTTTTTCGTAAAATTGAAATCTATATAGATTTCAGATGA